DNA from Biomphalaria glabrata chromosome 14, xgBioGlab47.1, whole genome shotgun sequence:
AGAATAGATGCACTAAACTATTTTGTTCAGTAGTATCAAAAATCATCTCACTTGAAATCTCTCTTTATAGAAGCAGTTAATCACCGGGtaaatgtaaattaattttaaaaaaaatttctttcagTATGGCAAATAGTACAAAGCAATCTCCACAATTAACATAAAATtcttagaaatatatttaaaactattcaaAATGAACAACATATTTTCATAAAGTCTTATtcaataaagacaaaaaaattaaattcatttcacTTTGTCTCTTCAAGCACCAGGTCAGAAATCAAGCAGCAGTTTGGATCATGATGGAATGCATAGCAATCATAATATGGAGCTTGTAATAAAATAGTAACAATTCATAAATGATCCATCTATTTTTGAGCATAAAAATGGTACCACAATTCTTTGTATatagaagtataaatataagtaaaCTAGAATGTTTTCATTTGTACTTTTGTTAAAATCTAACAATGAAAACGTATATGACTTTTGTGAACATTGTTCTTTGGTTGGGCTACTTTAATCTACTCTCTTTAATCCAAACATACCACACACTTCTGATAGTCATATAGTTAAAAAGAAAGTGGAGTTCCCATTCCAGACCTCACAATCTATATCTTatggtcatctttttctttggccaaccGTTTAACaagcagtatttcacgtggccagcacaatgaccaatcacctttactttccctaactaaggccaggtacccattagagctggatggactcagtggTGCCCTATAAATCCCAAAATTCCattcttcactgagatttgaacccagaaccaCAGGTTCGTAAGTCAcatgcttaaccactcagccacgcgCCCCCAATTCATATATTCATATAGGCTAGTGGAACTCCATAAATATCTATATGCATTTATTagctctattaaaaaaaactcaaccaATCTCATAATATTTTGTGTATATGAATTTACAAATAGCATAACTTTGCATCAAGCTTACttgtttataataaaaattaaagttacaaataatgaaaaagaaTTGTATTGTATAAATATTCAAGAGAGCAAAGGTTAATAACAAGTGGGACCAAACTACTGTGTTGACAATTCAAACTGCTTTACACAAACAACAAGCCAGCCTGAGTTCAACTTAATGTAATTCCTGGCAACTTCTAGGACCGAAAGAACCAAGAAATGGCTTATTTTATGCCTCAAGACTTTTACAATGAAAATTATGCATAGATTAAGATTTAtaatacaaaacatttcttGTCTTAAATATGAAAACCAACGTTGcttcttaaaaataaatctaacagAATGAAAcaacatgtaaaataaataatgtggTCCCCCCCTTTTAATAATGGATGTAGTTTGTTGCCCTAAAAtggtgagctaaaaaaaataaatttaaatagtaaaaaaaaatgtgttatgcATAGATAACACACTGCTTTTGGTTAGGTTTTAAAAACTCAATGTATTCTAGGATAAAAGGAGCAATAAAAGTCTCCCAGAAGTACATGGTTTAAACCAGTCTCTTTAAataagtgtatttcttaaaggTTCAAAAATGTAAGAACCAACAACACAATATTTCTGGTGGATGGATATATTATTGGACAGTAAAGCTTTATAGTAAAGGGATACTTCATTATGTTAAGATGTAAGCTGAGAAGAATGAGCCCTTCTAGTTTTAATctatctcatatatatatatatatatatatatatatatatatatatatatatatatatatattagtcttTGAAACAAAGGTACAAAATGCAACAATTTTAACCTTAAAATTAATTCATGATTAATGACTAAGTAATTAAATGACTATGTGAAATTATAACTggcaattataaaataaaagatgtttcatTGCTtcaataaaatgaaatttaaactaTGAATATTTTATAAAGCTATGTAATACTGGCATCTAGAAAGACAACACATCTGGTGTTGGCCAGTATACATATAGTTAtagatcatatatatatatatatatatatatatataaacaaatacaatatGAATACCTAAATATGTATACAAAAATGTGACAAATGACATCTGAACAACACATGATACAATACAATGAAGTTCATCTCTACATCAAAACCATTGCACAGAAAACATTGTATCCATTTAAAGCACTCAGTAACAACTGTTCCTCACAAGTTCTGAACAAATATTGTATATCCGCTTTCACATTCTAAGTTTAACTATGGCCTTGGCTGTTTCAATTTGATAGCATTATCTAGTTCATTTCCCCTAGCTTCATTCAGCCTCTCTCTGTGAACATATAAAACACAACACATTCAGTTACACAGGTTTTTTGGTCACAAATAAATTAACAAGTAAAACTTCTATGCTGCAAAAGCTAGTTCATTACTGATACATCCAAATTTTCATTGTATAGATTCCATTActcattaaaatatttgtgtatgtgATCTGGTAcatatattcttcttcttcttcttctagccagctttattgctgctgagctgtgagctcttttgcagactgtgccaaggaaaaaaagtgtgctgttttcagctgttcagcactgccgtacagggtgttggttatgttgggctgtagtggaagtagggtctgcctaaggtggattagggaggggcattcaaagaggatatggtttacggtttcaaaggggtagttgtgtggagtttattttgttcatatatatatatgcatgtagTTCATGTATATTCTGTCATTTCTTTTGCTATTAAACTTTTCTCACTATCACAGagattctcaacctgtggaacAAGCACACCCCTTCCCAAAGTGGCAGATGAGAGATGCTGGATAACTTTATATTCAAGGCGAATAAAGTCTGAATTTGAATTGAGGTTATAAATccatattaataataacaagtaAAAGCAATATATtaccaatattttaaaaaatgtaaataaattctgTGAacttttcaatacatttttgttaaagTATCCCAGATacttttcaatacatttttgttaaaaGCCTCTGTAACAAGTCATTCATTTGaaagaaacatttcaatatGTCTCAGGATGAGGAAAATGCTACTTGTACCTTAAGCCATCCCTACTTTTAATGACCTAGAACGGTGTCCTCGCTAAGGAAAAGAAGAGGAAActgtgtctcatattctttttaaCTGCCCCAGACTAGATGATCTCTGTctcaacaggtctgggaaaccaaaaatccTCGACCTgcatggtgacatgtatgcactacgcaatacagcagggtttctgtccagggcttttgcaagagaggatttaagcctctcaagccctcactcaaatggagtttgatgatgaggatgatgacCTAGTAATTTGACTTGCATTTTGTTTCTCTCACTATTGTGAAATGTGCTATACATGTCACAGAATGAATTTCTGCAGCTCAGAATGCAGAAGACAGCTTGGCGCTGAGGCAGATATCCTGTATCATAATAAAAAGGTTGAGAGACACTAGTTtagaataaaccatttcatCGTTTTAACATTTAAGTAAATTGTTTTGAATGTGccaaattgaatttttaaacggtttagatttaaaatgtttagttaaaaaatctttcaattagttttttactaaataaagttaaaagttgtccagatctaaggttgttgtttttttttcagtttttattttcagtatAACTTGCAAGCTTATTATTCAGCAATTCATTTTCCATTAAACAAGTTATATTggtttaaaaatagtttattccTTTACAACTTTTCATATGTATTGAGGGTTAGAgtaaaaaacattttgctatatCATGCTATGTGTCACGAGTcaagtctgtgacctatttcgacaagcgaggtcaaaccagtgctagtgtccagcgtaaacaagttaattttaagtatccaatcaaagaaagagtttAAGGGggaaaatagcacacgtcagcttctagaaggtcaaagttactaaaataattaggggagaagtttccaagattctggaatgtacgattaaagaaagtataaattaggggaaagtcagttagatggggtcctcgcatagtagttgttcttgtagagcgatggtccttgCTTAGTAATGGTTTGATAGagttataagttttgtgatattagcagGTCTATTAATTagagttttattagttgaaatGATATGAGTTGAAGTTACCTTAATTGAAGTTACAGTAGTTGAAGTATTATAAGTGAAGTTTTGTGTACCTTTAAGATTTGGATTGAGAAGTTATTTGTATAAGAAAGTTTTggagaagtattattaaagagagatgtttctttcttcatttcatttgaattaagaagtttgataatataatccccggcaagtgtgatcgtcacacTGTGACTatattcatttttacaaagcttatatcaactcactctgtctgtctatctttctaatatcaactcactctgtctggcaaaaagtttgtacacattatttctcccacacccaatctaggatcaagctgaaattttgcacaattatttcttttacctgacaaaacaagaatcaataaaaaaaataataaccaattagctaattaactattggtaattattttgtttggtatctcaaactagggaaagaaattgtacttaacagaagtggtggtataaggagaattagtcccctttataggtcattgtctaaggcttagtgaacacaaacatgactaCAGaagcaatagataactatacaatattCCAAGTTCATAAGCTCTTCTCTAGGAGAGTGGTTActatgttggcttgagaagcctgagaaggctttagcccttaagttcaaattcaggtcattcacttttttttattaatacatttaaaaagcgattatcCAGATATCCCGTTCTTTCTCTCACACCCCTTTccaactagtccagacaagtgataggatcatagcgtaatgagaaagctaaaaataagaaatagcattaagcaaaaacaattggtaaaaatatttgcattggCCAAAGGTTTGAAACTTGTTCCCCACCAATCTCAGCCAAACAACATTCGTTACTATATtccagaagaacattaagatGGATGTATCTGTtcaatttttttagattaatttgtaatttttttaaactttcgtGTTTATGTCAGTTATATTATCACAGAGCCTACATTAtttgttatgtaaattagatTATTGGTATTATTAAATCAGTCAACATCTTCTACATAATATTACTTTATTCTACCTGTCACAGGTGGATTTGCCATTTCATAGAAACAAATGTCAAACTTGGCATGTATGTGTTTATATTGTGAGTGGAAATTAAATTCAGGAACGAACTAGAAAATTGggtaggttgttttttttttctcctctgaATACAAGAAGAGGTGAGACCTTTGAAAACACACTCCTCTATAATTATTACTCTATGATATCTCTGTGGTAAATATACAGAACCTACCTTAAAATAATATGATCAAACTCAAAAAGCTGATTTCCAAATTCATCCTCATCCTTCATTTCAATTTCAGGCTGATCATCATCAAACCAGAGAACAACTACATAGTTTTCTAGATTTATGTTCTCATTAGGGAGACAGTCTTCTTTAATCTACAACAAAGGTATTGATTATTAGTTCTATGTAGACCCAAAAGATGCAAaaggaatctaaaaaaaaaaaaaatttcttcatgCTACATATTTTTTAGAATCAGTAATCAGTTTAAAACTCTTATTGCCCACCCCAATGTCCCCAGTCAATGTCACTTTCGTCATATGCTTTTAGTTTAGTTAGTTTCTCAACACATGCCATTGGTCTATGTTGGTTAGTGTCTGCAAAGTTTTCAAATTATCATTGAGCATACTGTTTAGTTATGCTGATAGTTAACAGGAGACCTTCTGCTTAGTGGCCTAGTGTTCtagctctgtcacaatctttcAATCACAATAGTGACCATGAATTGACTAGTAATATATATCATAATTAACAAACTTtgcaatataaaaaatttagttACCAGTTGACTTCAGTTTCTAAACAAAAAGAGATAGGCCTACTTCTGGTGAACCATAAGTAGACATTGCATCTATTTATATTTGGTTTGTAAGATTagaccaagaaaaaaaattaactgccTTATTGaccttgttttttaaaatattattttcaaaagcattttagtttttaggaggcgtggtggctgagcggtaaagggcttggcttccgaaccggggtgcgaatcctggtgaagcctaggatttttaattttgagatcttcaggtgcctctgagtccacccagctctaatgggtgcctaatatgagttggggaaatgtaaaggtggttggtcattgtgctggccacatgacacccttgttaaccgaaggccatgaaacagatgacctttacatcatctgcacaaggtccgaaaggggaactatttttagtttttatatctTGAAGTAAGAGACTGACAGAAGACAGAACAGAAACACAGCACAGGGCACAATGTTAGTACCAGATAGTAAATTATCACGTTTTCATAATGTTAGTACCAGATAGTAAATTATCACATTTTCATAACCTTTTCcttattcatttattataagaAATAGATCTTGTTACATAACGTGAAACATTCCAGACAGGAAAAGTTTGGTGACCTTCAACCCACCCTtatgaacttaaaaaaataaggaaTGCGGACATAGGTAAAACTATTTGCCCAAGTGACTAGGAAAATGGACATAAAAGAAGGAACGGAGATGCTACACTTGTGTCACCAGCCACCACTTTTGGTCTTCTGTAGTCAAGAATTTAATTTTtgcacatttaaaaaacaaaatggtgaaAAGGAGAATTTGTGCTACTCATCTCAGTAAAGAATCAAGATTACTAGGAATTTGTATTTGTACTCCTTAGTTAACATACGCTTTATCCACACAAATGTCTTTGATTGTAATGGAACTGATAAATAGATAATATAATGAGTCCAAAAAGGAATTAAATTTCAGCTCTATGAAGtctgttgaagaaaatattAGTAATTTGTCAGGTCATAATCACTGTTGTGAATTAAGTGAGACAGGCTATGATGATCTACCGTGTCAACAATTAAGTGAGACAGGCTATGATGAGCTACCAAGTCAACATATTTTTAATTACTCCTGTGTTAGTTATATTTGTTTAGATTATTGTATTACCTCAAATGCACTTTGAACAGAATAAACTTTCTTTTGTACCTGACTTCCATCTGGTAAAATTACTTGACAAATTCTCATTTTATCCGCACTGGCTTCTGTGGTttgaaaatgaataattttctttaattgtataGACTAAGTTAATGATCATGCATATTTGTAAACTGGAaagattgtaaataaaaatgtacaaaacttccttaatatactttactttcactaataataaaacaaaagcacCTATAAAAACTCTTTCAGTGCGGAGTTACTCTAAGAGAGTAACTTTGATGGCACTGGTCAGTGCGGAGTTACTCTCAGCAAGTAACTTTGATGGCACTGGTCAGTGCGGCATTACTCTCAGCAAGTAACTTTGATGGCACTGGTCAGTGCAGCGTTACTCTCAACGAGTAACTTTGATGGCACTGGTCAGTGCAGCATTACTCTCAGCTAGTAACTTTGATGGCACTAGTCAGTGCGGCTTTACTCTCGGCGAGTAACTTTGATGGCACTGGTCAGTGCGGAGTTACTCTCAGCGAGTAACTTTGATGGCACTGGTCAGTGCGGCATTACTTTCAGCAAGTAACTTTGATGGCACTGGTAAGTGCGGCGTTACTCTTAGCGAGTAACttggtttataatatttatttcactatctttttttatgttaaactttttatttctctcttttttttagtaACCTGATGTGGGActgattgttctttgttttgataGTAAATTGGATGCAGTATCaacatgattaaaaaaaaaagacaacattatgttaatggttcctcttttttagtaatgtaaataatacaatttcttagtGCATTTGTACATCTTTTATGAAATCTAAAGTGATCAAATGTGTTAAgtattgtgattttttaaaatttatggattaaaactttaataaaaaggttaaatctttcagtatatcaatttttttatgaattttaaaaatattttctttttccgtactcagtttaaaattaataaaaaaacatttttgtttgaataatttatttaatgtactatactttttttcttcaaaataaaatcaaatatgttagattatttaataaaatataaaagttatagtTCTTTTAGTATCTTTACCCCTCTTGAAaatttgtgtttgttccagaaaactgcatttttttcGGTCAAAATAATTCGCACTGAAATAGCagataaagaaatgaaacactATCCACATTACTGATATGTTAAGAgttgattgtaaaaaaaaaatatttttattaatatttattaattatataattctctattgtttcaatatataaaaagagGTCAATGCACTAGACAATCTAGAAACAAGTTAACAATCATGCTAGCTATTTTAAAATTACAGAGAATAACTCAGAAACAGTGttgtagtttaaaaaacaaattcttgaaaaaataaatactatgTTTCCAAAAATAGAGAAGGGAAAACAAAATGCtaatgtaaatgaaataaaaacgaagattcaaattttttaaaaactacatCTATAGTGTAAGCATAGTatataatcattttaattttaatgaaagCATTGCAACTAAGGAGAACAAAGTATTAAAACTACCACATAGAATCTTTAAACCCTTGCAGCTAGACTTTTTTGAGTTGTTAAATGTGTTGTGTTATGACACGATTagaaattagttatttgtttcggaaatagggTAAGTTTTTAATTAGAGACAATGAcatgactagtaaaaacaagactaggttttAGGCAGACTGAAATATCAGCcgatgtaaacagactactttagGACGCCTTAGAGATAGGAAGCTTGTTATGAATGTAGAGAGCTGACatttcgacggttcccttcattgctattaaacttcttgttcagtATCAGTAGTTATTGGATTTTGTTGAATGTTACCTCCATTGGGTTTATCTGCATTAGACACAGCGGAAGCGCCTAACAGTTGATATTTGGTAACAACTACTAACATTGTAGATTTTATCAAACCCACCACTGACAAACTTTTGACATTTCTGTAATTTGTTCTCCGCTGATAAAACTATTATGTTAAAGTTATTAATATACTAATAAATTCTTTACAGAATCTGATaatatgatatatatgatatgaATTTTCAGTTAAAAAGCAACAATAAATGAGATGTGGACCTGGGCAGCATCTATAGTTGGTAAGATGTCACCCACAAACAGTTcccttatttttacaaagcagcCAGTGCTGATACAGCTTTGGATCAGCAGCATCAttggttctgccagggtgtaacaCTGTATGCTGCATCTGCCTAAGAGTGACtgactcctgatttttcctaaGGGATGACTCCCAATGGCCCTATTGTTTCTTAGTCTATATTATAGACTTGTAAAGTGAAGATACTGATTTTCTTGCATTTgctaatttaatattatttccaAAATATGTATAAGACTTCCTGTCTAAAAGATATTTGgactaattttacaaaatgcTGTACAATAACTAAAAGTAGAGGAAAACTTGTAATGAAAAGCTATTTCCAACCTGGGGCATGAGCAGACCTGACTTGACTTTTTGTTTTGCCTCGTTTCGTTTTCTTGCTATGTGCCCCACCCATTATACCAGGTCAAGGCTGATATTCGAGTCAACTCCAAGCAACTGTAATACAAACAATTTTATAGgtcatacataaatatatattttaacaaCTAGATAACATTAACAAATcagtaattttatttaattactattcaaaaaaacaaaatacaacttTTGACTAATTTGCTGTACTATCAGTCTCATAAGACACCTTAAAGAAgtcaaaatatatttgttaaacTATAGCATAAAAAGAACAAGATTATTTCCAAAGAACAGGCAGGCATTATAATGGGATGCACAGCACAATGGAACTATTCAAAAATCGCAGtttactttgtaaaaaatatcttCTACAACAGTACAACCTCCATCATGTCTGTGTCATTTTCAAGAAGTTCTTCAACAGAGTTtggcatggaaaaaaaaaagaatgtatattatatatttttaaaaatccactCCTACATTATTTTCCAATAATAGTaaactaaataaatgttttttaaatttgtcattgaaaaatattgaaaaaaggtgttgtttttttaagtcagAATTGAGATTGATCCCATGACATTTTTAAGTTAATTACAAATTATGTCTAAGCATTACTGTAATTTCCTCTATTTCTTCATTCTGAAACCAGAAAATAAATCCATATACAACTAGATTTCTGATAGGGagtcattagatctaataaaCCACTCTCTTGATTAAAgtttcttgatctagatctaaagtctaaacTAGAGTGATAGTCTAGATATTATGAACAggatctagatagatatatagaagGCTGCCGGGTTGTGTGTAAGGGCTTTCGACTGACAATTATGAATTTGAACCAAGCTTGCTTCAATTTCTGTTGTTCAGCAAGAGGTTTGAACTAGATGTAACTGTCTTCATCCTTGAAAAAATGTCTGAAACCTCTAAAACGCAACAAAAAAGAATCTTATCTTCTCAGACacagaaataaaaattcatttatttaggCAGTGTCACTACAAAACGCCAAACCTGTgactgcagctgtgtatcaaggattggcccctttagtcacacaagaagttgcaaagggagaaGATCATCTCCtaagatgtaaaatgccacagagtcaCTACAAGCTAGGTTGATTCTTAGTGTGATGTAGCATCCAAATAGGAAAAGCAGGAAGAGTATTTTAACAATTACATCCTTTCTGGGCTAATAGAAAATTTGCTTGGAGACAAAAGATCAATCTTGTCAATGCAATCATTGTCCCAACAGCGGCCTATAATACCCATGCAAATCATTGTCTCAACAgaattatatatctataatagGACATTAGGTTATCCATAAAGATTGAAAAGAGGTTAAACATGGCTCAGTAGTGATGGCTGAAAAAGATCCTAGGAGTAGCATACCAGGATCATGTATGTCATCAAAAGAAAAATTCTGGGGAATGGGCATTCAACCCCTTAGCAAAATTGTGACCAATCATCATATGAGGTTTGTAGGACATAATCTTAGACAAGATGAAACAGCTATAGTCTATGGCAGCAgtcggttctcaacctttttagctctaTGACCCCCTAATACAATTTTTCACTAGGAGGCGACCCCgactattaagaaaaaattgtCATAGTTCTAGGTAaatgtgattttactaatgttataaaatggttatCAAAATGTATATAGCTAATATCCATGAAGTTAATTTAATtgtaagaaacatatatttatttagagttaaattaattagtgcttaaattattgtttgaaaAAAGCATATTTTATgactttcatatatttttttcatattgcgtgtttataatattcaatttacatacataatttacaatttaaaaagtattactaATCATGGACAACGTGGCGACAGTATTTTCAAACACGCCAAAGTTAGTACGAAGGCtaagcttgtttttatttcactagatTAGGAATTCACATTTCTTGCATCAAGcttatttctatatttagactCCATAACTGACAGgcagaaaaaacatttttcataaaGATATGGTGTTGGAAATGGAAGAGGAAGTCTAGAAAAATCTCCTATAGAACAGAATGACTGCAAACAGTTGATCCAGAATTGTGtaactgacattgaagagaaatatttagatgCATTGCTACTGACGTTGCTTATATATGTGGATGAATCCTACAGTGAGTCACGATGGATTCTTATGGTGACTCATTCTGTACCAAACATATGACACCCAGACTGACATCCAAGCATACTAGGAGCACCATCTGTGTAGACACCACAAATATTTTTCCAAGAAGtcttttactttttcaaatttattcAACTTTTTCAAATACATCATGCGCTGTAGATGTCGTTTATAGAGGTTGGCAtagaaactaatttttaaaattgccaTTATTTATATATCTTAAGTATACTGTGAACAATTTACAACGCCTGTGGATTCATCAAGCTGGATGctaaatattataaaagaaGCAGCTATCATTTCCTTAACATCAGAAGACATGTCAACTTATCTCCTGTGAATACTGTCATTAGGTATGCAAATTGcactaaatttattaataaatttggcTCCAATCATAATGAGCTATATCTTTGGCCACTGAAAAGAACTCCTTGGTAATGGTTTGAGGTTTCAGAACAATTCTGAGAGCCACCAAACAAGAAGATTCACAGTCtgatgtattttaatatggtaCTTGCCTCTGAGTCTAAACTTAACTTCTGGATATATCGAAATCGACAAAGTTTGGAAGTTTGTTCGATTTCAATACATACATAAGGCAGAGAGAACATCATTACGAATGTCGCATCTGGGTTTCTGAATTCCTGCTTGaactattgaagtaaaactataccgaaaaaaaatcttcattcaCTTTTCTTATAGTAACTTTCTTTTGTTCGAAGTCAGTGTTCCTAAGTTGTTCCATAATGAATGAATATATTTCCATTCACTAAAATACGATGgcgtattattaattaaattttctttacgACTTGATTAGATCTTCCCCAAAGAAATGTTTGATCCCGCAATGGTGTTTGACACATTGACGGACAGTAAATTCAtttgttgaaaaatgtatctgcAACAACGGAGATGTAGTCTGCAATATCCATTTTTGAATgacaattataaaaacaaaagaaaaacaaagaagaactaataaagaaaaaacatactttcaaacaag
Protein-coding regions in this window:
- the LOC106073890 gene encoding uncharacterized protein LOC106073890, with the protein product MGGAHSKKTKRGKTKSQVRSAHAPEASADKMRICQVILPDGSQVQKKVYSVQSAFEIKEDCLPNENINLENYVVVLWFDDDQPEIEMKDEDEFGNQLFEFDHIILRERLNEARGNELDNAIKLKQPRP